A portion of the Nitrospirota bacterium genome contains these proteins:
- a CDS encoding ATP-binding protein, with translation MAQAAEQLRSAKQTTLQRTITETLNDLGAEAALVGIYERTGGPLVPQGFRGFSGREVQAILRSLTGQETSLASPPSLGEGESLRALRLRLITPTAKALLAVPLRHRQQVYGVLVIGRKESAAFTKKERALLESAAETVTSGLDRAGLFDGTVLLSRPLVANEPALTQAPAGPEALTPSSHATPERQERIAALLAETASALDFDRAWVTFYDPLAGALEILGVAGEQKGDQRRDLKPGLRLGLDASASGWAVRHRKSRLDNDLASTQGRFQDHKPLYKDRFHSSLVVPFFMRGQVGGTISLASRTPMRYTLPDARALEPLIVKLVELLQEPSEVPPPRADAGIAGEPQTEPVPQAVAEPLIRKQERQAALGEFSAFLATEIREPLASIRAQLADVTAEGILDFDPQTRVENAMRDLIRIEAILNEILDFAKPLELNRRLCRIPDIIESTLIVVATDLEMNRIRVTKDYAANLSPVRCDDAKLQQVFLSIVKNALEAMSPGGHLHIEVTQPRSGRTHDVQILIKNDGVPIPTEHVGKVFEPFFTTKRAGTGLGLATVKKIVEEHQGQISIASGPGQGTTVIIRLPIPAHRGPAHRRRGRGRRPPRGRRNP, from the coding sequence ATGGCTCAAGCGGCCGAGCAACTCCGCAGCGCCAAACAGACGACTCTCCAGCGGACCATCACCGAGACGTTGAACGACCTCGGGGCGGAGGCGGCCCTCGTGGGGATCTACGAACGGACCGGCGGCCCGTTGGTCCCGCAGGGATTCCGCGGGTTCTCGGGCCGCGAGGTCCAGGCCATCCTCCGTTCCCTCACGGGACAGGAAACGTCGCTGGCCAGCCCGCCCTCCCTCGGCGAAGGCGAGTCGCTCCGGGCCCTGCGTCTGCGCCTGATCACCCCGACCGCCAAGGCCCTCCTTGCGGTGCCCCTTCGGCACCGGCAACAGGTGTACGGGGTCCTCGTGATCGGCCGCAAAGAGAGCGCCGCGTTTACGAAGAAGGAACGGGCGCTGCTGGAGAGCGCCGCCGAGACGGTGACAAGCGGGTTGGACCGGGCCGGCCTGTTCGACGGCACAGTGCTCCTCTCCCGGCCGCTCGTAGCCAACGAGCCGGCCTTGACCCAAGCGCCGGCCGGTCCCGAAGCGCTGACCCCGTCCTCGCACGCCACGCCCGAGCGGCAGGAGCGGATCGCCGCCCTCCTCGCCGAGACCGCCTCGGCCCTCGACTTCGATCGCGCCTGGGTCACCTTCTACGATCCACTGGCCGGCGCACTGGAAATCCTGGGGGTCGCGGGCGAGCAGAAGGGCGACCAGAGGAGGGACCTGAAGCCCGGGCTGCGCCTGGGGCTCGATGCCTCGGCCTCCGGCTGGGCGGTCCGACACCGCAAGTCGCGCTTGGACAACGATCTGGCCTCGACCCAAGGCCGGTTCCAGGATCACAAGCCCCTGTACAAGGACCGGTTTCACTCGTCCCTCGTCGTGCCATTCTTCATGCGCGGCCAGGTCGGCGGCACGATCTCGCTGGCGTCACGGACGCCCATGCGTTACACGCTGCCGGACGCTCGGGCGCTGGAACCGCTGATCGTCAAGCTGGTGGAGCTGCTTCAGGAGCCGTCGGAGGTTCCGCCGCCCAGGGCCGATGCCGGGATCGCGGGCGAGCCCCAGACCGAGCCGGTCCCTCAGGCGGTCGCGGAGCCCCTGATCCGGAAGCAGGAGCGCCAGGCGGCCCTCGGCGAGTTCAGCGCGTTCCTGGCCACGGAGATTCGCGAGCCCCTCGCCTCGATCCGGGCGCAGCTCGCGGACGTGACCGCCGAAGGCATCCTGGACTTCGACCCCCAGACCCGCGTCGAGAACGCCATGCGGGACCTCATCCGGATCGAAGCCATCCTCAACGAGATCCTGGACTTCGCCAAGCCGCTGGAGCTGAACCGGCGCCTCTGCCGGATCCCCGACATCATCGAGAGCACGCTCATCGTCGTGGCCACCGACCTGGAGATGAACCGCATCCGCGTCACCAAGGACTACGCGGCCAACCTGAGCCCGGTCCGCTGCGACGACGCAAAGCTGCAGCAGGTCTTCCTCAGCATCGTCAAGAACGCCCTCGAAGCCATGTCGCCGGGCGGCCATTTGCACATCGAGGTGACGCAGCCCCGGTCCGGCCGCACCCACGACGTTCAGATTCTGATCAAGAACGACGGCGTGCCGATCCCGACCGAGCATGTCGGCAAGGTCTTCGAGCCCTTCTTCACGACCAAGCGCGCCGGCACCGGCCTGGGGCTGGCCACGGTGAAGAAGATCGTGGAGGAGCACCAGGGACAGATCTCGATCGCCAGCGGGCCGGGCCAGGGCACGACCGTGATCATCCGCCTCCCGATCCCGGCCCACCGAGGCCCGGCCCACCGCCGCCGCGGACGGGGGCGGAGGCCGCCGCGAGGCCGGCGGAATCCGTAG
- a CDS encoding phage holin family protein, which translates to MKGLLIRFTVTGVAVLLAGQVVPGIRIEGLPAGLAAVIVLALLNAVVRPLLYFLSIPFIILTLGLFMVVINALLLQLTAYLVKGFVVTGFWPSVWGALVIGVVSAILNMLISDQGHVEVVVHRRRHPLP; encoded by the coding sequence ATGAAAGGGCTGCTGATCCGCTTCACCGTGACGGGCGTGGCGGTGCTGCTGGCCGGCCAGGTCGTGCCGGGTATCAGGATCGAGGGCCTGCCGGCCGGCCTGGCCGCCGTGATCGTGCTCGCGCTCCTGAACGCCGTGGTCCGGCCTCTCCTCTATTTCCTCTCCATCCCCTTCATCATCCTAACCCTGGGCCTGTTCATGGTAGTGATCAACGCGCTCCTGCTCCAGCTCACGGCTTACCTGGTCAAGGGCTTCGTCGTGACGGGCTTCTGGCCTTCGGTCTGGGGCGCCCTGGTCATCGGCGTGGTCAGCGCGATCCTCAACATGCTGATCTCCGACCAGGGCCACGTCGAAGTCGTCGTGCACCGCCGCCGCCACCCCTTGCCTTAG
- a CDS encoding c-type cytochrome produces the protein MAGQPSLIKNVMKKAVLGLVAGGILVGAAKALAFPPVFQVMFFLYALLGAAVFVLLDAPPVRPMSGLKALLALFLFYLVVSGLYIGGASLLPQYDPEDEKGKIEKLLKAKREKAEHEHKNVDELLKQVAELDAKAQAVSARLNRIAPAPATLGPAPDAAPAAGGMSLVARGKEVYELHECYNCHKIGGQGSVKKRGPVLDNIGSLLTIEDIKKKIFDPTYLYAEGFEKEHKKGLMPDKYKELMTEEELGALAAYLNTLKNPAVETPKPVFVKTKVEHGFIVYGYVKDGSGKPLAGVEVQAKPLKEHGHASSAKTNQEGYYEIFLHMHNEDAGVKIAVSAKGAQKEVVANYDPNDKVTKRQASVDLSVGS, from the coding sequence ATGGCCGGACAACCGAGCCTGATCAAGAACGTCATGAAAAAAGCCGTGCTGGGACTGGTCGCCGGGGGGATCCTGGTGGGAGCCGCCAAGGCGCTTGCCTTCCCGCCGGTCTTCCAGGTCATGTTCTTCCTCTACGCCCTGCTCGGCGCAGCGGTGTTCGTGCTGCTGGACGCGCCGCCGGTCCGCCCCATGAGCGGGCTCAAGGCCCTGCTCGCCCTCTTTCTGTTCTACCTCGTGGTCTCGGGCCTCTACATCGGCGGAGCTTCGCTGCTCCCGCAGTACGATCCCGAGGACGAGAAGGGCAAGATCGAGAAGCTGCTGAAGGCGAAGCGCGAGAAGGCCGAGCACGAGCACAAGAACGTGGACGAGCTGCTCAAGCAGGTCGCGGAGCTGGATGCCAAGGCCCAGGCGGTCTCGGCCCGCCTCAATCGGATCGCGCCGGCCCCGGCAACCCTTGGCCCGGCGCCCGACGCCGCGCCCGCGGCTGGCGGGATGAGCCTCGTCGCCCGCGGCAAGGAGGTCTACGAGCTGCACGAGTGCTACAACTGCCACAAGATCGGCGGGCAGGGCAGCGTGAAGAAGCGCGGGCCGGTGCTCGACAACATCGGCAGCTTGCTGACCATCGAAGACATCAAGAAAAAGATCTTCGATCCGACTTATCTCTACGCAGAAGGGTTCGAGAAGGAGCACAAGAAGGGGCTGATGCCCGACAAGTACAAGGAGCTGATGACGGAGGAAGAGCTGGGCGCCCTGGCCGCCTATCTGAACACGCTCAAGAACCCTGCCGTCGAGACTCCCAAGCCGGTCTTCGTGAAGACGAAGGTCGAGCACGGCTTCATCGTGTACGGGTACGTGAAGGACGGCAGCGGGAAGCCGCTGGCCGGCGTGGAGGTGCAGGCCAAGCCGCTCAAGGAGCACGGCCACGCGAGCAGCGCCAAGACCAACCAGGAAGGGTATTACGAGATCTTCCTACACATGCACAACGAAGACGCGGGCGTCAAGATCGCCGTCTCGGCCAAGGGCGCACAGAAGGAGGTCGTGGCGAACTACGACCCCAACGACAAGGTGACCAAGCGGCAGGCTTCCGTGGACCTGTCCGTCGGGTCATAG
- a CDS encoding carotenoid biosynthesis protein: MDFFALFLNTFTLRPYVFVFLVVFLVCAQRLLGWRRTGLFFGITWLTAFLCEFSSTRTGIPFGWYYYTGSTRGQELFIADVPFFDSLSFTFLLYASYCMALLFLLPARAQDQPAGASLLRRSTWPALLFTLPVRTSWPVLKLAALFFMFIDIIIDPVALRGDRWFLGQIYGYPEPGVYYGVPLANFVGWAVVGLTALSGYFFLDRRLSPSSRHTEGEETVMTGNVLLGCSLYYGVLAFNLGVTFWIGEPQLGMTGLLIFLPLTALLLLRLLHRLPHPSPVRREPSL; encoded by the coding sequence ATGGATTTTTTCGCCCTGTTCCTGAACACGTTCACCCTGCGACCGTACGTGTTCGTCTTCCTGGTCGTCTTCCTGGTCTGCGCCCAGCGGCTCCTGGGCTGGCGGCGGACCGGTCTGTTCTTCGGCATCACCTGGCTCACCGCCTTCTTGTGCGAGTTCTCCTCCACCCGGACGGGGATCCCCTTCGGCTGGTACTACTACACCGGCTCGACGAGGGGGCAGGAACTGTTCATCGCCGACGTGCCCTTCTTCGACTCCCTGTCCTTCACGTTTCTCCTCTATGCCAGCTACTGCATGGCCCTGCTTTTCCTGTTGCCGGCCCGCGCCCAGGACCAGCCGGCCGGCGCATCCCTGCTCCGCCGTTCGACCTGGCCGGCCCTCCTGTTCACCCTGCCGGTCCGGACGTCGTGGCCGGTCCTGAAGCTGGCCGCCCTCTTCTTCATGTTCATCGACATCATCATTGACCCGGTGGCGCTGCGCGGGGACCGGTGGTTCCTGGGGCAGATCTACGGCTACCCGGAGCCGGGTGTGTACTACGGCGTGCCGCTGGCGAACTTCGTCGGCTGGGCCGTCGTCGGCCTCACCGCCCTCTCCGGCTACTTTTTCCTGGACCGCCGCCTCTCGCCTTCCTCCCGGCACACGGAGGGAGAGGAGACGGTCATGACCGGCAACGTGCTGCTCGGCTGCAGCCTGTACTACGGCGTCCTGGCCTTCAACCTGGGGGTCACTTTCTGGATCGGGGAGCCGCAGCTCGGCATGACCGGGCTGCTCATCTTCCTGCCGCTCACGGCCCTGCTCCTCCTCCGGCTCCTCCATCGCCTGCCCCATCCCAGCCCCGTCCGTCGGGAGCCCAGCCTGTGA
- the hpnA gene encoding hopanoid-associated sugar epimerase, whose amino-acid sequence MKVLVTGATGFVGAAVARALCDAGAEVRVLVRPDSDLRNLEGLKAEQVRGDLRDRPSLHRALAGCRQLYHVAAHYALWAKDPAIFYEVNVLGTQTLMEAAQEAGTERIVYTSTIGAIGLPPDGGPGTEEAPVSLEQMAGDYKRSKYLAEQEVLRLARKGLPAVIVNPSAPVGARDVKPTPTGQIIVDYMKGRMWAYIETGMNLVDVDDVAVGHLRAMERGRIGERYILGNRNLSLREIFEMLERITGIRAPRLKLPWQAVLPLAYANRWLADYVTHRPPRIPLEGVRMAKYRMHYDCRKALQELALPQTPVEVALEKAVRWFRDHKYA is encoded by the coding sequence ATGAAAGTCCTCGTCACCGGTGCGACAGGCTTCGTAGGCGCCGCGGTCGCGCGCGCCCTCTGTGACGCAGGCGCAGAGGTCCGCGTCCTTGTCCGGCCGGACAGCGACCTGCGGAACCTGGAAGGACTGAAGGCGGAGCAAGTTCGCGGAGACCTGCGGGACCGCCCGTCGTTGCACCGGGCCCTGGCCGGCTGCCGGCAGCTCTACCACGTTGCCGCCCACTACGCCCTTTGGGCCAAGGATCCGGCCATCTTCTACGAGGTCAACGTCCTCGGCACCCAGACCCTCATGGAGGCGGCGCAGGAGGCGGGAACCGAACGCATCGTCTACACCAGCACGATCGGCGCGATCGGCCTGCCGCCGGACGGCGGTCCCGGCACCGAGGAGGCCCCCGTGTCGCTCGAGCAGATGGCGGGCGACTACAAACGCTCCAAGTACCTGGCCGAGCAGGAGGTTCTCAGGCTCGCCCGGAAGGGCCTGCCGGCGGTGATCGTGAACCCGAGCGCCCCGGTGGGCGCCCGGGACGTCAAGCCGACACCGACGGGGCAGATCATCGTGGACTACATGAAGGGCCGCATGTGGGCCTACATCGAGACCGGCATGAACCTCGTGGATGTGGACGACGTGGCGGTCGGCCACTTGCGCGCGATGGAGCGCGGCCGGATCGGAGAGCGGTACATCCTCGGCAACCGCAACCTCTCGCTGCGGGAAATCTTCGAGATGCTCGAGCGGATCACCGGCATCCGGGCGCCCCGGCTCAAGCTGCCGTGGCAGGCCGTGCTGCCCCTTGCCTACGCCAACCGCTGGCTGGCCGACTACGTCACCCACCGGCCGCCCCGGATTCCCCTCGAAGGCGTGCGCATGGCCAAGTACCGGATGCACTACGACTGCCGCAAGGCGCTCCAGGAGCTGGCCCTGCCGCAGACGCCGGTCGAGGTCGCCCTGGAAAAAGCGGTCCGCTGGTTCCGGGACCACAAGTATGCGTAA
- a CDS encoding polyprenyl synthetase family protein — protein sequence MDIRQYLEQKREQVDRFLDQVVPDAKTPPTTLHESMRYSLFAGGKRVRPILAIAAAEAVAPPSRAILPVASSLELIHTYSLIHDDLPAMDNDDYRRGKPTNHKVYGEAMAILAGDALLTLAFELCSRPDLLDGLTPARQVQLIYELAVGSGNLGMVGGQVLDIQAENQDIDLATLQNIHRHKTGMLIRAAVRMGAIVAAATPGQLDRLTQYAEDVGLAFQIADDVLNVTGTREELGKNANTDAQRGKKTYPTFYGVEGAKALAGECTDRAISRLDTFDAKADPLRELARFITARRH from the coding sequence GTGGACATTCGTCAGTATCTGGAGCAGAAACGCGAGCAGGTGGACCGATTCCTGGACCAAGTGGTCCCTGACGCGAAGACTCCCCCGACCACCCTCCACGAAAGCATGCGCTACAGTCTGTTCGCGGGCGGGAAGCGGGTCCGGCCGATCCTCGCCATCGCCGCGGCCGAAGCGGTGGCGCCCCCGTCCCGCGCGATCCTCCCGGTCGCTTCGTCGCTGGAGCTGATCCACACGTACTCGCTCATCCACGACGACCTGCCGGCGATGGACAACGACGACTACCGGCGGGGCAAGCCCACCAACCACAAGGTGTACGGGGAAGCGATGGCGATCTTGGCCGGGGACGCCCTGCTCACGCTCGCGTTCGAGCTCTGCAGCCGGCCGGACCTGCTGGACGGGCTGACTCCGGCCCGGCAGGTGCAGCTCATCTACGAGCTGGCGGTGGGGTCCGGCAACCTGGGCATGGTCGGCGGGCAGGTCCTGGACATCCAGGCCGAGAACCAGGACATCGACCTCGCCACGCTCCAGAACATCCACCGGCACAAGACCGGCATGCTGATTCGCGCGGCCGTCCGGATGGGCGCCATCGTCGCCGCCGCCACGCCGGGTCAACTGGATCGGCTCACCCAGTACGCGGAAGACGTCGGCCTCGCCTTCCAGATCGCCGACGACGTGCTCAACGTCACCGGCACCCGTGAGGAGCTGGGCAAGAACGCCAACACCGATGCGCAGCGCGGCAAGAAGACCTACCCGACGTTCTACGGGGTCGAGGGCGCGAAGGCGCTCGCCGGGGAGTGCACCGACCGGGCGATCAGCCGCTTGGACACGTTCGACGCGAAAGCCGACCCCCTGCGCGAGCTGGCCCGTTTCATCACGGCGCGGCGCCATTAG
- a CDS encoding DUF2914 domain-containing protein, protein MVLTRVRAALAKPFMPVLFFFGGVTFDSVTLTRVDRLLDNLVLFAYLICLGGLIVFTGRAARAARAAESPGRVGEGAKPVVGSVWPAPLVSRAQPYVPHAIQFIFGSLFSAYTIFYLQSASLTSTAVFFGLLVALLVGNEFLHHGRVNLRLLLGLYALVCVSFLTYFLPVLTGLMHPVVFLLGAVLSAGLVLKVALLIHQGTGQGDAARREALLAGLPGVGVVGVLVVFYFLNWIPPVPLSLQFGGIYHQVTRQDGDYRLSFERGAWYQFWKRADDSFHGEGPAYCFTAVFAPGRLQTTVYHHWQHRPAGGRDFATTDRIAMPVSGGREGGYRGSTVKQRVAPGDWRVDLETARGQIIGRVSFRVEEAGEESPAEFVTIVR, encoded by the coding sequence ATGGTGCTGACTCGAGTCCGTGCCGCGCTCGCCAAGCCGTTCATGCCCGTCCTCTTTTTCTTCGGCGGGGTGACCTTTGACAGCGTCACGTTGACCCGCGTGGACCGTCTGCTGGACAACCTGGTCCTGTTCGCGTACCTGATCTGCCTGGGCGGTCTGATCGTGTTCACGGGCCGGGCCGCGCGGGCGGCACGGGCGGCCGAATCGCCCGGCAGGGTCGGGGAGGGGGCCAAGCCGGTCGTCGGCTCAGTCTGGCCTGCGCCGCTCGTCTCCCGCGCCCAGCCGTACGTTCCCCATGCCATCCAGTTCATCTTCGGCAGCCTCTTCAGCGCCTACACGATCTTTTATCTGCAGAGCGCGTCCCTGACCTCCACCGCGGTCTTTTTCGGCCTGTTGGTCGCCTTGCTCGTGGGGAACGAGTTCCTGCATCACGGGCGGGTCAACCTGCGGCTCCTGCTGGGGCTCTACGCCCTCGTCTGCGTCAGCTTTCTGACCTATTTCCTGCCGGTGCTGACCGGGCTCATGCACCCCGTCGTCTTTCTCCTCGGAGCGGTCCTGAGCGCGGGCCTCGTGCTCAAGGTCGCGCTCCTCATCCATCAAGGAACGGGTCAGGGGGACGCGGCCCGGCGTGAGGCCCTTCTCGCGGGCCTGCCGGGGGTCGGCGTCGTCGGCGTGCTCGTCGTCTTTTATTTTCTTAACTGGATCCCGCCGGTTCCCCTCTCGCTCCAGTTCGGCGGGATCTACCATCAGGTTACGAGGCAGGACGGGGACTACCGGCTGAGCTTCGAGCGGGGGGCCTGGTACCAGTTCTGGAAACGCGCCGACGATTCCTTCCACGGGGAAGGGCCCGCCTACTGCTTCACCGCCGTCTTCGCGCCGGGCCGGCTGCAGACCACCGTGTACCATCACTGGCAGCACCGGCCGGCCGGCGGGAGGGACTTTGCGACCACGGATCGGATCGCCATGCCGGTCTCGGGCGGGCGGGAAGGGGGCTACCGGGGCTCCACGGTCAAGCAGCGGGTGGCGCCAGGGGACTGGCGGGTGGATCTGGAGACGGCCCGCGGCCAGATCATCGGCCGCGTCAGCTTCCGGGTGGAGGAGGCAGGGGAGGAGTCCCCGGCTGAGTTCGTGACCATCGTCCGTTGA
- a CDS encoding tetratricopeptide repeat protein: MLDRLLMRLVVSVVQGTTVCLLILLPASPEAHLLKVREESYAGANGKARVLQQGNAIAHYNQGVALQAKGNLAGAIGEYREAVRLKPDLVDAHYNLGLALAASGDLTGAIASYRSAVQHKPGFAAAHHALGVALAMKEDWVGAIVEYQAAVQYQPDLVAAYQGLGAALHAKGDFDGAIAQYRSALRLNPDLVEARYDLGLALQAKGDLDGAIAEYRMMVRQRPRSAQAHYNLGLVLHAKRDLDGAIAEYREALRLRPTDPAAHHNLGHALQSKGNLAGAEEEYQAEIHLKPDDPQAHHDLGVVLQEEHNADGAIAEFKAVLRLKPDFALAHYNLGVALMSKSKPSEAAQEFRKYLKAAPDIPANQASIERARSLLRVLAQYEDEAKNGTH, translated from the coding sequence ATGCTTGATCGTCTGCTCATGCGGTTGGTCGTTTCGGTCGTGCAGGGGACGACAGTCTGCCTGCTGATCCTTCTCCCTGCCTCGCCGGAGGCGCATCTGCTCAAGGTGAGGGAGGAATCCTATGCCGGCGCCAACGGCAAGGCCCGCGTGCTGCAGCAGGGCAACGCCATTGCCCATTACAATCAAGGGGTTGCGCTCCAAGCCAAGGGCAACCTGGCCGGCGCGATCGGCGAGTATCGAGAAGCCGTGCGGCTGAAGCCCGATCTGGTGGACGCCCATTACAATCTCGGACTGGCGCTGGCTGCCTCGGGTGACCTGACCGGCGCCATCGCCTCGTATCGCTCCGCCGTCCAGCACAAGCCGGGTTTCGCCGCCGCCCACCATGCGCTGGGCGTCGCCCTGGCCATGAAGGAGGATTGGGTGGGGGCGATCGTCGAATACCAGGCGGCGGTGCAATACCAGCCCGATCTCGTCGCGGCCTATCAGGGACTTGGCGCGGCGCTCCATGCCAAGGGCGATTTCGACGGCGCGATCGCCCAATACCGCTCGGCGTTGCGGCTGAATCCCGATCTGGTTGAAGCGCGCTACGACCTCGGCCTGGCGCTGCAGGCCAAGGGAGACCTCGACGGCGCCATCGCGGAGTACCGCATGATGGTCCGGCAGCGTCCCCGGAGCGCGCAGGCCCACTACAATCTGGGGCTGGTGCTGCACGCCAAACGCGATCTGGACGGCGCCATCGCGGAATACCGCGAGGCGCTTCGGCTGCGGCCGACCGACCCGGCGGCCCACCACAATCTGGGGCATGCCTTGCAGTCCAAGGGCAACCTGGCCGGCGCGGAGGAGGAATACCAGGCAGAGATCCACCTCAAGCCGGACGATCCCCAGGCCCACCACGACCTGGGGGTCGTGCTGCAGGAAGAGCACAATGCGGACGGCGCGATCGCCGAGTTCAAGGCCGTGCTGCGGTTGAAGCCGGACTTCGCCCTCGCCCATTACAATCTGGGCGTCGCGCTGATGTCCAAGTCGAAGCCGAGCGAGGCCGCCCAGGAATTCCGCAAATACCTGAAGGCGGCTCCCGACATTCCCGCCAACCAGGCTTCGATCGAGCGGGCCCGCTCCCTCCTCCGCGTCCTGGCGCAATACGAGGACGAAGCCAAGAACGGCACCCATTGA
- a CDS encoding tetratricopeptide repeat protein, with translation MRLRGMLYLLLLQTSLTLACLLAVSPAAAEVRMISATGEYRMGDNDTKTDAKRLALLDAKRLALERAGTYLEGVTQVKNLQITTDELRAYTAGIVEVVEQATRTEHEGETSIVRVDVTVKVDTEVVARQIESLRKREHAKEELAQAREENERLRQEVETKTRELAALKSKTGAEALLKEREQMLTKLDANDLVVQAMRVPAGSRDGLRNGEPASKQDRAAKKALLQQAVALDPTNPRAHATLARLLQVEGDQDGAIREYREALRLKPGLARAHAGLGQALLSAGRKDEAAREFRIFLRTVPQTPENERLIVLVKKKLRELGYLDLPAARPQGPQQGFPQVERPEGPPPPMPPPFPPPHFPPPGR, from the coding sequence ATGCGCCTAAGAGGGATGCTCTACCTGCTGCTGCTCCAGACCTCGTTGACGCTGGCCTGTCTGCTCGCCGTCTCGCCGGCCGCGGCCGAGGTGCGCATGATCTCCGCGACCGGTGAGTACCGGATGGGGGACAACGACACCAAGACCGATGCCAAGCGCCTGGCCCTGCTGGATGCCAAGCGTCTGGCGCTGGAGCGGGCGGGCACCTACCTGGAAGGCGTAACCCAAGTGAAGAATCTCCAGATCACCACGGACGAGCTGCGAGCCTACACGGCCGGGATCGTGGAGGTCGTGGAACAGGCGACGCGGACCGAGCACGAGGGGGAGACCTCGATTGTGCGGGTGGACGTGACGGTCAAGGTTGACACCGAAGTCGTCGCACGCCAGATCGAATCGTTGCGCAAGCGCGAGCATGCCAAGGAAGAGCTGGCGCAGGCCCGCGAAGAGAACGAGCGGCTGCGGCAGGAAGTCGAGACCAAGACGAGGGAACTGGCGGCCCTCAAGTCCAAGACCGGGGCCGAGGCCCTGCTCAAGGAACGGGAACAGATGCTCACCAAGCTGGACGCCAACGACCTGGTGGTGCAAGCCATGAGAGTTCCGGCCGGCTCCCGCGACGGGCTCCGGAATGGGGAACCCGCTTCCAAGCAGGACCGGGCCGCGAAAAAAGCGTTGCTCCAACAGGCGGTAGCCTTGGACCCGACGAATCCTCGGGCGCACGCGACCCTGGCCCGTCTTCTGCAAGTAGAGGGCGACCAGGACGGCGCCATCCGGGAATACCGGGAAGCGCTGCGGCTGAAACCCGGTCTTGCCCGAGCCCACGCAGGGCTGGGGCAGGCCCTGCTGTCCGCTGGTCGCAAGGACGAAGCGGCGCGTGAGTTCCGGATCTTCCTCCGCACGGTGCCCCAAACCCCGGAAAACGAGCGGCTGATCGTGCTGGTGAAGAAAAAGCTCCGCGAGCTGGGCTACCTCGATCTGCCCGCCGCCAGGCCCCAGGGGCCTCAGCAGGGGTTTCCCCAGGTGGAGCGGCCGGAAGGCCCGCCTCCGCCCATGCCGCCGCCCTTCCCCCCGCCGCACTTCCCTCCGCCTGGCCGGTAG
- a CDS encoding type II toxin-antitoxin system prevent-host-death family antitoxin: MKAKTSEILRAVEKGNTVLVTTHGRA; encoded by the coding sequence TTGAAGGCGAAGACTTCTGAAATACTGCGGGCGGTCGAAAAGGGGAACACGGTCCTGGTGACCACGCATGGGCGAGCGTGA
- a CDS encoding type II toxin-antitoxin system HicA family toxin → MNETGSLVHLLRNLPVSQLIRALERDGFTLRRSTQTGSRIYAHPDGRLTVVHYHHGSDTLTRKTLKSVLEAVKWDHADARRLGLIE, encoded by the coding sequence ATGAACGAGACCGGAAGTCTCGTCCACCTGCTAAGAAATCTTCCCGTCAGCCAACTCATCCGCGCGCTTGAGCGTGATGGTTTCACGCTTCGGCGATCCACGCAAACCGGCTCGCGAATCTACGCCCATCCAGACGGACGCTTGACCGTTGTGCATTACCACCATGGCAGCGACACCCTCACGCGCAAAACGCTCAAGAGCGTGCTCGAAGCGGTCAAATGGGATCACGCCGACGCGAGACGCTTGGGCCTGATCGAATAG
- a CDS encoding type II toxin-antitoxin system HicB family antitoxin — translation MKTYIYPIEVEQEEDGRWSAVVPSLPGCATWGHTQQEAVKALQEAIEAYIATLREAGRPIPTPPPNGEVIETPALAVVV, via the coding sequence ATGAAAACGTATATCTATCCGATCGAAGTCGAGCAGGAAGAAGACGGTCGGTGGAGCGCTGTGGTTCCCTCGCTGCCCGGCTGCGCGACCTGGGGACACACACAGCAGGAGGCCGTGAAGGCCTTACAGGAGGCCATCGAAGCCTATATCGCCACTCTTCGCGAAGCAGGCCGCCCGATACCAACTCCTCCCCCGAATGGCGAAGTGATTGAAACGCCGGCGCTTGCCGTCGTGGTATGA
- a CDS encoding SCP2 sterol-binding domain-containing protein: MQPQTVKEFFRLLPEKLDAEAAEGVSAVYQFDLSGPDGGQYHLTIKDGACSVQEGIHPAPHVTFSMSGEDCLGVLGGRLDGPSVFLSGRLRISGDLGLAIQLKSLFPSVR; the protein is encoded by the coding sequence GTGCAACCGCAGACCGTCAAAGAATTCTTCCGGCTCTTGCCGGAGAAGCTGGATGCAGAGGCGGCGGAAGGGGTCTCGGCTGTCTATCAATTCGACCTGAGCGGGCCGGACGGCGGCCAGTACCACCTGACGATCAAAGACGGGGCCTGCTCGGTGCAGGAGGGAATCCATCCGGCTCCGCACGTGACCTTCTCAATGTCGGGCGAGGACTGTTTGGGGGTCCTGGGCGGGCGGCTTGACGGGCCCTCGGTGTTCCTCTCCGGCCGCCTCCGGATTTCCGGCGACCTGGGCCTCGCGATCCAGTTGAAGTCCCTGTTCCCCTCGGTGCGCTAG